In the Candidatus Baltobacteraceae bacterium genome, one interval contains:
- a CDS encoding NADP oxidoreductase produces MERPTRVAIFGAGPSGLFLADALLKANPGPLSIDIIDRLPAPYGLVRYGVAPDHPKIKSVINTFVKTFEDKRVRFLGNVAFGVDLMLEDVQKYYDVAAYTVGAAVDRMLGIPGENLPGNYSSTEFVAWYSGHPDQHGRSIALDSEAVAVIGVGNVAIDVARILAKHVDELRTTDMPEYVLDELAVSRIRDIYLVGRRGPAQAKFTTPELRELGEIANADVIIDPKALELDEASAKTVAEKSALKRNLDVLGELSARKPEGRPRRIHLVFLASPVEIKGTDRVREIVLERNRLDERENAVATGVKDNIAVGMVFRAVGYRGIPLPGLPFDSRVHVITNLAGRVVDENGAGVSGQYVAGWIKRGPSGVIGTNKADAAETVRAIVQDLPSLPRAPEGSEAALDALLQSRGVNVCSWDDWLAIDRHERELGSKNGREERVKVTDFTSLLAGKG; encoded by the coding sequence CCGGCTTGTTCCTTGCCGATGCGCTCCTGAAAGCGAATCCGGGACCGCTTTCGATTGACATCATCGATCGCTTACCCGCACCGTACGGACTCGTGCGGTATGGCGTCGCACCGGATCACCCGAAGATTAAATCGGTCATCAACACGTTCGTGAAGACGTTCGAAGACAAACGCGTCCGCTTTCTCGGCAACGTCGCGTTCGGCGTCGATCTGATGCTCGAGGACGTGCAGAAATACTACGACGTAGCCGCGTACACGGTGGGCGCCGCCGTCGACCGGATGCTTGGGATTCCGGGTGAGAATCTGCCCGGTAACTATTCGTCGACGGAGTTCGTCGCGTGGTACAGCGGACATCCGGATCAGCACGGCCGCTCGATTGCGCTCGACTCGGAAGCGGTCGCAGTCATCGGCGTCGGCAATGTCGCAATTGACGTGGCGCGTATTTTGGCGAAGCATGTCGACGAGTTGCGTACGACCGACATGCCGGAATACGTGCTTGACGAGTTGGCGGTGAGCCGCATCCGCGACATCTATCTCGTGGGACGCCGAGGCCCCGCGCAAGCCAAGTTTACGACGCCCGAACTGCGCGAGCTGGGTGAGATCGCGAACGCCGACGTGATCATCGATCCCAAAGCGCTCGAGCTCGATGAAGCCAGCGCAAAAACAGTCGCCGAAAAGTCCGCGCTCAAACGCAATCTCGATGTCTTGGGCGAGCTTTCCGCGCGTAAGCCGGAAGGGCGTCCGCGAAGGATCCACTTGGTCTTCCTCGCGTCTCCGGTTGAAATCAAGGGCACGGATCGCGTGCGGGAGATCGTGCTCGAACGCAATCGTCTCGACGAACGCGAGAACGCCGTCGCGACCGGCGTGAAGGACAATATTGCAGTTGGGATGGTTTTCCGCGCCGTCGGTTACCGCGGAATCCCGTTGCCTGGTTTACCGTTCGATTCACGCGTGCATGTCATCACGAACCTAGCTGGGCGCGTGGTTGACGAAAACGGTGCCGGCGTTAGCGGGCAGTATGTCGCCGGTTGGATCAAGCGCGGCCCAAGCGGCGTCATCGGGACGAATAAAGCGGATGCCGCGGAAACCGTGCGCGCCATCGTCCAGGATCTCCCGAGCCTCCCTCGGGCACCCGAAGGGAGCGAGGCGGCGCTCGATGCGCTCTTGCAATCACGCGGCGTTAACGTGTGTTCATGGGACGACTGGCTGGCAATCGATCGTCACGAACGGGAGCTGGGATCGAAAAACGGCCGCGAGGAGCGGGTCAAAGTCACCGATTTTACCTCACTGCTTGCCGGGAAGGGGTAG
- the rpsR gene encoding 30S ribosomal protein S18: protein MAATKKRAAAKKERRPKRKICNFCAEKTDAIDYKDTTRLRKYISERGKILPRRISGNCAKHQRGLTTAVKRARIIALLPFVAE from the coding sequence TTGGCAGCTACGAAAAAGCGCGCGGCGGCAAAGAAAGAGCGTCGGCCGAAGCGCAAGATCTGTAATTTTTGCGCAGAGAAGACCGACGCGATCGATTACAAAGACACGACGCGTCTGCGTAAGTACATCTCGGAACGCGGCAAGATTCTGCCGCGCCGTATATCCGGAAATTGCGCCAAACATCAACGCGGTTTGACGACCGCCGTCAAGCGCGCACGTATCATCGCGCTTTTGCCTTTCGTCGCGGAGTAG
- the lonC gene encoding Lon family ATP-dependent protease, producing the protein MATAKDSDNRFVRRFRRKYGGEGEVRRHVDALYALLAELLGAEKIVLRAGKLGALKGMRSERVGDRIHALQRLVFEDPTIEGPPAPNAFRKKLEECEDGLAELIAQRTVEDNLDRKINAKMAARHNDYLRELKLEALKDDLGPETPATQKKLEELGIMEGRALSDSALMQLRPKKLDQVVGQDAAVRSLLAKIASPYPQHVILFGPPGVGKTTVARLALEEAKRLGRGPFVPDAPFVEANGATLRWDPRETTNPLLGSVHDPIYQGSRREFAEGGIPEPKLGLVTRAHAGVLFIDEIGEMDPLLQSKLLKVLEDKRVMFESSYYDDSDPSVPAYVRKLFKEGAPADFVLIGATTREPDEIDPAILSRTAAVYFQPLTQSQVAAIVTSAAKRLGVRCSKAVAELIASYTIEGRKAVQILADAFGLALVRRGKSKRKAGIVADDVLAVVQSGRMLPHTPVRARRTREVGKSFGLGVVHYLGSLIEIEAIVFRASHQGKGTVRFNETAGSMAKDSVFNAAAVLRALAGIDLADYDLHVNIIGGGNIDGPSAGLAVFLATYSALTKKALPQNIAVTGEISIQGRVRPIGGVVEKLYAARQAGMRAVIIPKENARELDRMTLGLDVIPVSTVQEALAAYGLDAPARKKTVRVPPNLRRTRNR; encoded by the coding sequence GTGGCTACAGCGAAGGACAGCGATAACCGGTTCGTTCGTCGCTTCCGCCGCAAGTACGGAGGCGAGGGCGAAGTGCGACGGCATGTCGACGCTTTGTACGCGTTGCTTGCCGAACTGCTCGGTGCGGAGAAGATCGTGTTGCGTGCGGGGAAGCTTGGCGCGCTCAAAGGCATGCGCAGCGAGCGCGTTGGCGATCGTATTCACGCGCTGCAGCGGCTTGTGTTCGAAGACCCGACGATTGAAGGTCCGCCTGCACCGAACGCATTTCGAAAGAAGCTCGAGGAGTGTGAGGACGGCTTAGCCGAGCTCATCGCGCAGCGCACGGTCGAAGATAATCTCGATCGCAAGATCAACGCGAAGATGGCGGCTCGCCACAACGACTATCTTCGTGAGCTCAAGCTCGAAGCACTCAAAGACGATCTCGGACCCGAGACGCCGGCGACACAGAAGAAGCTCGAAGAGCTTGGCATAATGGAAGGACGCGCGCTCTCGGATTCCGCGCTGATGCAATTGCGTCCGAAGAAGCTCGATCAAGTCGTCGGGCAAGATGCGGCCGTGCGGTCGTTGCTCGCAAAGATCGCGTCGCCGTATCCGCAGCACGTTATCTTGTTCGGACCTCCCGGTGTCGGAAAGACGACCGTGGCGCGGCTCGCACTCGAAGAGGCCAAACGACTTGGCCGCGGGCCGTTCGTTCCGGACGCGCCATTCGTTGAAGCCAACGGCGCGACGCTGCGATGGGACCCGCGTGAAACGACGAACCCGCTGCTCGGCAGCGTGCACGATCCGATCTATCAAGGCTCGCGGCGCGAATTCGCCGAGGGCGGCATTCCCGAGCCGAAGCTCGGTCTCGTGACCCGTGCGCACGCGGGCGTACTGTTTATCGACGAGATCGGCGAGATGGATCCGCTCTTGCAGAGCAAGTTGCTCAAAGTGCTCGAGGACAAACGCGTAATGTTCGAATCGTCGTACTATGACGACAGCGATCCGTCCGTCCCCGCGTACGTCCGCAAGCTTTTCAAAGAAGGCGCGCCGGCGGATTTCGTACTGATCGGTGCGACGACGCGCGAACCGGATGAGATCGATCCAGCGATTCTCTCACGCACGGCCGCGGTGTACTTTCAGCCGCTCACCCAGTCGCAGGTTGCCGCGATCGTTACGTCGGCCGCAAAACGACTGGGCGTGCGCTGTTCGAAAGCCGTCGCCGAGCTGATCGCATCCTACACGATCGAAGGCCGCAAAGCGGTCCAGATCTTAGCCGATGCCTTTGGCCTTGCACTCGTGCGCCGCGGGAAGAGCAAACGCAAGGCGGGGATCGTGGCCGACGACGTTCTGGCGGTCGTCCAATCCGGACGTATGCTACCGCACACACCCGTGCGGGCACGACGGACGCGCGAAGTCGGAAAATCGTTCGGCTTGGGCGTCGTACATTATTTGGGCAGCTTGATCGAGATTGAAGCGATCGTCTTTCGCGCGTCGCATCAGGGCAAAGGAACGGTGCGTTTCAACGAGACTGCCGGATCGATGGCAAAAGACAGTGTGTTCAACGCCGCCGCGGTTTTGCGTGCGCTCGCCGGAATCGATCTGGCCGACTACGATCTGCACGTCAACATCATCGGCGGCGGTAACATCGACGGTCCCTCCGCCGGCCTCGCCGTGTTCCTCGCGACGTACTCGGCGCTTACGAAGAAAGCATTACCGCAAAACATTGCCGTCACCGGCGAGATCTCGATTCAAGGTCGCGTGCGACCGATCGGCGGCGTCGTCGAGAAACTCTAC
- the rplI gene encoding 50S ribosomal protein L9 yields the protein MRVILLSDVKALGKRGAIVEVAEGYANNFLIPKKLAAEASAGALATLEQQNKAKAKRQAEDLAQSQELARILESKPLSVQARAGGNGKLFGTITNAQIADAIQRSFDIALDRHKIELKTPIKAVGTYPVEVKLGNNVTAKATVEVVPA from the coding sequence ATGCGCGTCATTCTCCTGAGCGACGTCAAGGCGCTCGGTAAGCGCGGAGCCATCGTCGAAGTCGCCGAGGGTTACGCGAATAATTTTCTGATACCGAAAAAGCTCGCCGCCGAAGCATCGGCGGGCGCGCTTGCGACGCTCGAGCAGCAAAACAAGGCGAAGGCCAAGCGTCAAGCCGAGGATCTCGCGCAATCGCAAGAGCTAGCGCGCATCCTCGAGAGCAAGCCGCTTTCGGTCCAGGCACGCGCCGGCGGCAACGGTAAGCTCTTCGGAACGATCACGAACGCGCAGATCGCCGACGCGATTCAGCGCAGCTTCGACATTGCGCTCGATCGCCACAAGATCGAGCTCAAGACGCCGATCAAAGCGGTCGGAACGTATCCCGTCGAAGTCAAGCTCGGAAATAACGTCACGGCAAAGGCGACGGTCGAGGTCGTACCCGCGTAA